The following are from one region of the Pectobacterium actinidiae genome:
- a CDS encoding ABC transporter ATP-binding protein → MMSETPLLSVKDLRVTFAAPSGLLHPVRGVSFDVNPRETLGIIGESGCGKSVTADALMGLLPARASRVGGEASLNGQPLLSLSDEARRRLRGNALAMIFQDPLSSLNPVYTVGEQIDESLRQHTTLSRQARKARVHELLTQVGMPDPAACAVSYPHRLSGGMRQRVMIAIAIACGPGLLIADEPTTALDVTIQAQILSLLDKLKAETDMGIVLITHDLSVVAQMCQRVIVMYLGEVVEQADVFTLFDNARHPYTQALLRAVPNLDAPRKSELPEITGSVPPLSHPPTGCGFAPRCPLADERCHQSPPELSVADGSGHRVRCWKADSLGSAV, encoded by the coding sequence ATGATGAGTGAAACGCCGCTACTGTCTGTCAAAGACCTGAGAGTCACGTTTGCCGCGCCATCTGGCCTCTTACACCCTGTCCGTGGGGTTTCTTTTGACGTGAACCCGCGTGAGACGCTGGGCATCATTGGTGAATCTGGCTGTGGCAAAAGCGTCACGGCCGATGCGCTGATGGGGTTGTTGCCTGCGCGCGCTAGCCGGGTTGGCGGTGAGGCCAGCCTGAACGGCCAGCCGCTGCTGTCGCTGTCGGATGAGGCACGGCGACGCCTGCGTGGTAATGCATTAGCTATGATTTTTCAGGATCCGCTCTCTAGCCTTAATCCCGTCTATACCGTGGGTGAACAGATCGATGAAAGCCTGCGGCAGCACACCACGCTATCGCGTCAGGCACGGAAAGCACGGGTACATGAACTGCTAACCCAGGTGGGGATGCCCGATCCGGCCGCCTGTGCCGTGAGCTATCCGCATCGGCTATCTGGCGGGATGCGCCAGCGAGTGATGATTGCTATCGCCATCGCCTGCGGACCGGGATTGCTGATTGCCGATGAACCGACAACGGCGCTCGACGTCACCATTCAGGCGCAGATTCTTTCGCTGTTGGATAAATTAAAAGCCGAAACCGACATGGGTATCGTACTGATTACGCACGATCTGTCGGTGGTGGCGCAGATGTGTCAGCGCGTGATCGTGATGTATCTGGGGGAAGTGGTGGAGCAGGCGGATGTGTTCACGCTGTTTGATAACGCACGTCATCCTTACACGCAGGCGCTGCTGCGGGCGGTACCTAACCTCGATGCGCCGCGTAAAAGCGAGCTGCCGGAGATAACCGGCAGTGTTCCACCGTTGTCTCATCCGCCCACCGGCTGTGGTTTTGCTCCGCGCTGCCCGCTGGCGGATGAACGTTGTCACCAGTCTCCCCCCGAGCTTTCCGTGGCTGACGGGTCGGGCCATCGCGTACGCTGCTGGAAAGCGGATAGTCTCGGGAGTGCCGTATGA
- a CDS encoding ABC transporter permease, with protein sequence MGWFIFHRLLALIPVLLVVSIVVFCLVHLAPGDPVLVILGNDASPGDVAALRQQMGLDKPLLTQFVVWFGAVLRGDLGHSLFMNASVMSLFLQHLQPTLALALYAQGLALLFGLAAGVLSASQQGRFLDRLIMGLAAVGMSIPGFLLGLFLIFFFAVQLRWFPVVGYSSTRGDMLVNLWYMTLPALALGLRIAALIARMTRAVMLDVLSENYIKTARAKGVAEYRVLLRHGLKNALLPILTICGESFGSLVTGTIVIESVFGIPGVGSLVVDSIERRDFSVIQGAVLLITVSYVLINLAVDILGHAVDPRLSLSGEKE encoded by the coding sequence ATGGGATGGTTTATTTTCCATCGGCTGCTGGCGCTGATACCTGTGCTGCTGGTGGTTTCCATCGTGGTGTTTTGTCTGGTACATCTGGCACCGGGCGATCCGGTGTTGGTGATTCTGGGCAATGATGCCAGCCCGGGGGATGTCGCCGCGCTGCGTCAACAAATGGGGCTGGATAAGCCCCTGCTGACTCAGTTTGTCGTATGGTTTGGTGCGGTGCTGCGTGGTGATCTCGGCCATTCGCTCTTCATGAACGCCAGCGTCATGTCGCTTTTCTTGCAGCACCTGCAACCTACGCTGGCACTGGCGCTCTATGCTCAAGGGTTGGCGCTGCTGTTTGGGCTGGCGGCTGGCGTGCTGAGCGCGTCGCAACAGGGACGGTTTCTGGATCGCCTGATTATGGGGCTGGCGGCGGTGGGGATGTCGATTCCCGGCTTTTTACTCGGGCTGTTTCTGATTTTCTTTTTTGCCGTGCAGTTGCGCTGGTTTCCGGTTGTGGGATACAGCTCGACGCGCGGCGATATGCTGGTCAATCTGTGGTATATGACGCTGCCAGCGCTGGCATTAGGGCTGCGCATCGCGGCGCTGATTGCCCGTATGACGCGCGCGGTCATGCTCGATGTGTTGAGCGAAAACTACATTAAAACGGCGCGTGCCAAAGGCGTAGCGGAATACCGGGTTCTATTGCGTCACGGCCTGAAAAATGCGCTCCTGCCTATTCTCACCATCTGTGGTGAATCTTTTGGTTCGCTGGTGACGGGAACGATTGTGATCGAAAGTGTGTTCGGCATTCCCGGCGTCGGGTCGCTGGTGGTGGATTCCATCGAACGCCGCGATTTCTCGGTGATTCAGGGGGCTGTGCTGCTGATTACCGTCAGCTATGTGCTGATTAATCTGGCTGTGGATATTCTGGGGCATGCCGTTGACCCGCGTCTCTCCCTGTCAGGGGAGAAGGAGTGA
- a CDS encoding DUF2501 domain-containing protein, translating into MKSIRNVVSAVGLSAFMVTGYVQASSLQDSLSSAVSQLGQNNSSSGGLSGLTGLLNGGNQTLSAGNMNNAAGILQYCVKQKLVSATNTENIKNQLLDKLGLTSQQEKQQQPDYTQGLAGLLNTRDGQQLNLNNIGNTPLAEKVKTKACDIVLKQGVKFIS; encoded by the coding sequence ATGAAATCAATCAGAAACGTAGTGAGTGCCGTTGGTTTGTCTGCTTTTATGGTGACTGGCTACGTGCAAGCCTCAAGTTTACAGGATTCCCTTTCCAGCGCGGTGAGCCAATTAGGTCAGAACAATTCTTCATCTGGAGGATTGAGCGGATTGACGGGGTTGCTCAATGGTGGCAATCAGACGCTGAGTGCCGGCAATATGAACAACGCCGCAGGGATTCTGCAATATTGCGTGAAGCAGAAGCTGGTTTCCGCAACCAATACAGAAAATATCAAGAATCAGTTATTGGATAAGCTGGGGCTGACTTCCCAGCAAGAAAAACAGCAGCAGCCTGACTATACCCAAGGATTAGCCGGTCTCCTGAATACCCGCGATGGACAACAGTTGAACCTGAATAATATTGGTAATACCCCATTGGCTGAAAAGGTGAAAACCAAAGCTTGCGATATCGTCTTGAAACAAGGTGTGAAATTTATTTCCTGA
- a CDS encoding ABC transporter ATP-binding protein — protein MIEPLLRVKNLRKTFRVGQGWRKKTLVALDDVSFHISPGETYALVGESGSGKSTTGRSILGLTPANAGELHFAGHDLLKQNAEQLRQLRRDMQMIFQDPLSSLDPKRSVGYSIEEPLIIHGIRDSQWRKAQVIKMLTRVGFTAADAGRFPHEFSGGQRQRIGIARALVLEPKLIVCDEPVSALDVSIQSQILNLLLALQREQGLAYLFIAHDLSVVHHIADRIGVMYRGRIVEEAPAATLFSQARHPYTRFLLASIPPAHPRLKRAVQVDAQQGQESGCQFDEPAPGTPARCRIHPTQEYWINAEHRVACTRSEMP, from the coding sequence ATGATCGAACCGTTATTACGGGTGAAAAACCTGCGTAAAACCTTTCGGGTCGGGCAGGGATGGCGCAAAAAAACGCTGGTAGCGCTCGATGATGTCAGTTTCCATATCTCCCCCGGTGAAACGTATGCGCTGGTGGGGGAATCGGGCAGCGGCAAAAGCACCACGGGGCGCAGTATTTTAGGGCTAACGCCCGCGAATGCCGGGGAGCTGCACTTTGCCGGTCACGATCTCCTGAAGCAGAATGCAGAGCAGTTACGACAACTGCGGCGCGACATGCAGATGATCTTTCAGGACCCGCTCTCCTCGCTCGATCCCAAGCGCAGCGTCGGGTACAGCATTGAAGAACCGCTGATTATCCACGGCATACGCGATAGCCAATGGCGCAAGGCGCAGGTGATCAAGATGCTGACCCGCGTCGGGTTTACCGCTGCGGATGCCGGACGCTTTCCACACGAGTTTTCCGGCGGGCAGCGTCAGCGTATCGGGATTGCCCGCGCACTGGTGCTGGAACCGAAACTGATCGTGTGCGATGAGCCCGTTTCGGCGCTGGATGTCTCTATCCAGTCGCAAATTCTGAATCTGCTTTTGGCATTACAGCGGGAGCAGGGGCTGGCGTATTTGTTTATCGCGCACGATCTGAGCGTGGTACACCATATTGCTGACCGTATTGGCGTGATGTATCGCGGGCGCATTGTTGAAGAAGCGCCTGCGGCGACGCTATTTTCACAGGCGCGTCATCCGTATACGCGTTTCCTGTTGGCTTCAATTCCGCCCGCGCATCCACGGTTAAAGCGAGCGGTTCAGGTGGACGCACAGCAAGGCCAGGAGAGTGGGTGTCAGTTTGACGAACCGGCACCTGGCACGCCGGCACGATGCCGCATACATCCAACACAAGAATATTGGATCAATGCGGAACACCGCGTCGCCTGTACCCGATCAGAGATGCCCTGA
- a CDS encoding TolC family protein, translating into MVRGRKLFSLSALVLALSGCAVTSDPITKAESVQRSQQDRITMFSQQEPVTAPIGLYDAMARALKYNLESRLKVMENALAQQQLELARYDMLPKLAASAGYVGRNNISASSSRSVETGRTSLEPSTSQDRDRDVADLTMVWNVLDFGVSYVTAKQKSDQRWIAEERKRKVVHTILQDVRSAYWRAVAAERLLGQIDGLIARVNQARDASERMTMQQVGDPIEALSYRRALIDATRQLEEQRRALSLAKTELATLMNLPLDTPYKLALPSSSEQIVPQLNVDEKTLEEAALVSRPELREQDYQVRIHAAETRKALLRMLPGIELSAGGHYDSNSFLVNNSWADVGVKATWNLFNLISGPAARKAAEANEQVAEVQRQAMSLAIMAQLYVARANYNEALRQYKTSAELHDLDGQIAQQLRNRYQANSIGELQLIQGELNALNADLRQDLAYAELRNSYGQIISSVGLDLLPKTLPSDKLVDISQALRQSESDWQQGKISTLQSF; encoded by the coding sequence GTGGTAAGGGGTCGCAAACTTTTCAGCCTAAGTGCATTGGTGCTGGCGCTCAGCGGTTGCGCCGTCACCAGTGACCCCATCACCAAGGCTGAAAGTGTGCAACGCAGCCAGCAGGATCGGATAACGATGTTCAGTCAGCAGGAGCCGGTCACCGCGCCTATTGGCCTGTATGATGCGATGGCTCGGGCGCTGAAATATAATCTCGAATCACGCTTAAAGGTGATGGAAAATGCCCTGGCCCAACAACAGTTGGAACTGGCTCGTTATGACATGCTGCCAAAACTCGCAGCATCCGCTGGCTACGTCGGGCGTAATAACATCAGCGCCTCCAGTAGCCGTAGCGTCGAAACAGGACGGACTTCCCTTGAACCATCCACCTCACAAGACCGCGATCGTGATGTGGCTGATTTGACCATGGTGTGGAATGTGCTCGACTTTGGTGTCAGCTATGTCACAGCGAAACAGAAATCAGATCAACGTTGGATTGCCGAAGAGCGCAAACGCAAAGTGGTTCACACCATTCTGCAAGATGTCCGTTCAGCGTACTGGCGTGCAGTAGCTGCCGAACGATTGCTAGGTCAGATCGACGGATTGATCGCACGGGTGAACCAGGCGCGTGACGCCAGCGAGCGTATGACAATGCAGCAGGTCGGCGATCCTATTGAGGCACTGAGCTATCGACGAGCGCTAATCGATGCCACCCGTCAGTTGGAAGAACAACGTCGGGCGCTCTCCCTGGCCAAGACTGAGCTTGCCACCTTAATGAACCTGCCACTGGATACGCCGTACAAATTGGCACTGCCCAGCAGCAGCGAACAGATCGTGCCACAGTTGAACGTGGATGAAAAAACGCTGGAAGAAGCCGCGTTGGTGAGCCGTCCCGAACTGCGTGAGCAGGATTATCAGGTGCGCATTCATGCCGCTGAAACCCGTAAGGCGCTACTGCGTATGTTACCGGGTATTGAATTGAGTGCTGGCGGTCATTACGACAGTAACTCCTTTTTGGTCAACAACAGTTGGGCAGATGTCGGGGTCAAAGCCACCTGGAACCTGTTTAACCTGATATCAGGCCCTGCGGCACGTAAGGCGGCAGAGGCCAACGAACAGGTCGCGGAAGTGCAGCGCCAGGCTATGTCGTTAGCCATTATGGCGCAGCTATATGTGGCTCGCGCCAACTACAACGAGGCGCTACGCCAGTATAAAACCAGCGCAGAGCTGCATGATTTGGATGGACAAATCGCCCAACAGTTGAGAAATCGCTATCAGGCCAACAGCATTGGCGAGTTACAACTGATTCAAGGAGAGCTGAATGCGCTGAACGCCGACCTGCGTCAGGATCTGGCCTATGCGGAACTGCGTAACAGCTATGGACAGATTATTTCTAGCGTTGGGTTGGACTTGTTACCTAAGACCCTGCCATCCGACAAGCTGGTCGATATCAGTCAGGCATTGCGTCAGTCCGAAAGTGACTGGCAGCAAGGTAAGATCAGTACCCTGCAATCGTTCTAA
- a CDS encoding SulP family inorganic anion transporter, producing the protein MISSPDATPTPVQSATSTLAALRSPSLLMREILAGTITALALIPEVISFSIIAGVDPKVSLIASIVLCFTMSFLGGRPAMVTAAAGAVALVIGPMVHAHGVAYILPAVIMAGLIQILFGLAGLARMMRYIPRSVMIGFVNALGILIFAAQVPHVYGQSSLVWLLFALTIAIVLLLPYVVKSIPAPLVAIVTVTAIAIFTGITVPNVGDAGPMQPGLPGFTQWLVPFNLATLHIIWPTALSIAFVGLMESLLTAKLVDDITDTPSSKRRECWGLGVSNIFAGFYGGIAGCAMIGQTVVNVELGKARTRLSTLAAALVLLLLVTGLSEIMAKIPMVVLAGIMMIVALKTMNWHSLHPSTLKRMPLSETLVVIVTVIATVSTGNLAIGVAGGVIFAILLFARRVAHVIRAERQVSEDGQSVHYTVRGPLFFGSSNDLFEHFLYAQDPQNVTIDLTHAQIWDASSVAALDAIETRYHRYDAKVTIIGLDTHSTKIHQRLSGHL; encoded by the coding sequence ATGATCTCATCACCCGACGCAACGCCGACGCCGGTTCAATCAGCCACGTCAACACTTGCAGCCTTACGCTCGCCCTCGCTGCTGATGCGCGAGATTTTGGCGGGCACCATCACCGCGCTGGCGCTTATCCCAGAAGTGATTTCGTTTTCCATCATCGCGGGCGTAGACCCGAAAGTCAGCCTGATTGCCTCTATTGTCTTGTGCTTCACGATGTCCTTCCTTGGCGGCAGACCCGCGATGGTTACTGCGGCGGCAGGTGCCGTGGCGCTGGTGATCGGCCCGATGGTACATGCGCACGGCGTGGCCTATATTCTGCCTGCGGTCATCATGGCGGGACTTATCCAGATTCTGTTTGGGCTGGCTGGGCTAGCGAGAATGATGCGCTACATTCCCCGTTCGGTGATGATCGGTTTCGTGAATGCGCTGGGCATCCTGATTTTTGCCGCGCAGGTGCCACATGTTTATGGGCAATCCTCGCTCGTCTGGCTGTTGTTCGCGCTGACAATCGCGATTGTGCTGCTGTTACCTTACGTGGTGAAAAGCATTCCCGCGCCGCTGGTTGCCATTGTGACGGTGACCGCGATTGCCATATTTACCGGCATCACGGTGCCTAACGTCGGCGATGCTGGCCCAATGCAGCCCGGATTGCCAGGTTTCACCCAGTGGCTGGTGCCGTTCAATCTTGCAACGTTACACATCATCTGGCCAACCGCGCTGAGTATCGCCTTTGTTGGGCTGATGGAATCACTGTTAACCGCCAAACTGGTAGACGACATCACGGATACTCCATCCAGTAAGCGCCGCGAATGCTGGGGCTTGGGCGTTTCCAATATCTTCGCTGGGTTTTACGGCGGCATTGCCGGGTGTGCGATGATCGGGCAGACCGTGGTCAACGTGGAATTGGGTAAAGCGCGCACGCGCCTCTCCACCCTTGCCGCCGCGCTGGTGCTGTTGCTGCTAGTGACTGGGCTGAGTGAAATCATGGCAAAGATTCCGATGGTGGTGCTGGCGGGCATTATGATGATCGTCGCGCTGAAAACCATGAATTGGCATAGCCTGCACCCGAGCACGCTGAAGCGTATGCCACTGTCGGAAACGCTGGTGGTCATCGTGACGGTTATTGCGACCGTCTCGACGGGGAACCTCGCTATTGGCGTGGCGGGCGGCGTGATCTTTGCCATCCTGCTGTTCGCACGCCGCGTGGCGCACGTCATTCGCGCGGAGCGTCAGGTCAGCGAAGACGGACAGTCGGTGCACTACACGGTACGCGGGCCACTGTTCTTTGGCAGTAGCAACGATCTCTTCGAACACTTCCTCTATGCGCAGGATCCGCAGAACGTCACCATTGATCTGACGCACGCCCAAATCTGGGATGCCTCCAGCGTGGCGGCGCTCGACGCAATCGAAACCCGCTATCATCGCTACGACGCGAAGGTCACTATCATCGGGCTGGATACGCATAGCACCAAAATCCACCAGCGCCTGTCAGGGCATCTCTGA
- a CDS encoding ABC transporter substrate-binding protein, giving the protein MKWFNFPAAALLLAASLPWGIALAETVNRDATLNIAYGKRPGTLDPYLTTNSATTDVVRHIFEQLFTINDRFEPVPELVERYSLSDDRKVYTFVLRDGIRFHDGQPLTADDVVASMNRWLAVSTQGKANLPGAQFSRIDDRTVQLTVQTPSLITLNVLADLKNLPSIMPKHLIDEANTSKKPVSELIGTGPYKLAEFKQGDYLHLTRYDGYVSRSEPANGLSGQKKAEVKDIWFRYITDESTRLAGALTGEYDVVFDLPKDNIDALNSARDVTLYRPEAGGSLITYLFNKNRGPFADVKLRQAFNLALDVHQVLLAGYSDPRFFKEDSSLGFPEQVDWHSEAGKPYWNQHKLDEARKLVKESGYNGEEVVIIATKEYAELYNLAIVAQQVLKQIGVKSRLDVYDWATVLQRRQDPKNFDLCALEFSMRQVLHQYPFLDSRAKFPGLSNSPEIDALLDDIKQAPSLQAARGLVDKLHVQTWTYLPVIVLGRTTPDAVAIKHSVHGYRDLIGPVLWNVSITKP; this is encoded by the coding sequence ATGAAATGGTTTAACTTTCCTGCCGCAGCACTCTTGCTCGCGGCCAGTTTACCCTGGGGAATCGCGCTGGCGGAAACCGTCAATCGCGATGCAACGCTGAATATCGCTTATGGCAAACGGCCGGGTACGCTCGATCCTTATCTGACAACCAACAGTGCGACCACGGACGTGGTACGCCACATTTTTGAACAACTTTTTACGATTAACGATCGGTTTGAACCAGTACCGGAACTGGTTGAACGCTATTCGCTGAGTGATGACCGTAAGGTTTACACCTTTGTGCTGCGCGATGGCATCCGCTTTCATGATGGTCAGCCGCTGACGGCAGACGATGTGGTGGCATCAATGAATCGCTGGCTGGCCGTCTCTACGCAGGGGAAAGCCAATCTGCCGGGGGCGCAGTTTAGCCGGATTGACGATCGCACCGTACAGCTGACGGTACAGACGCCGTCTCTGATTACCCTGAATGTCCTAGCCGACTTGAAGAATTTGCCTTCGATTATGCCTAAGCACCTGATCGACGAAGCCAATACCAGTAAAAAACCGGTGAGTGAGCTGATCGGCACCGGTCCTTACAAGCTGGCGGAATTCAAACAGGGGGATTACCTGCATCTGACGCGCTATGACGGCTATGTTTCGCGTAGCGAACCGGCGAACGGCCTGTCGGGTCAGAAAAAGGCCGAGGTGAAAGATATCTGGTTCCGCTACATCACGGATGAGTCTACCCGGCTGGCAGGGGCATTGACCGGTGAATATGACGTCGTTTTTGATTTGCCAAAAGACAACATCGACGCGCTGAATAGTGCCCGCGATGTGACGCTGTATCGTCCCGAAGCGGGGGGATCGCTCATCACCTACCTGTTCAACAAGAATCGCGGACCGTTTGCTGATGTGAAACTGCGTCAGGCATTCAATCTGGCGCTCGATGTCCATCAGGTGCTGCTGGCGGGCTACAGCGATCCACGCTTTTTCAAGGAAGATTCGTCGTTAGGTTTTCCTGAGCAGGTGGACTGGCACAGTGAAGCCGGTAAGCCTTACTGGAATCAGCACAAGCTGGACGAGGCCAGAAAGCTGGTAAAAGAGTCCGGCTATAACGGTGAAGAAGTGGTGATCATCGCCACCAAGGAATACGCCGAATTGTACAATTTGGCGATTGTCGCACAGCAGGTGCTCAAACAGATTGGGGTGAAATCTCGTCTTGATGTCTATGACTGGGCCACGGTGTTACAGCGGCGTCAGGATCCTAAAAACTTCGACCTGTGTGCGCTGGAATTCTCGATGCGTCAGGTGCTGCATCAGTATCCTTTCCTGGATTCCCGTGCCAAATTCCCCGGCCTGAGCAACAGCCCGGAAATTGATGCGCTGCTGGATGACATCAAGCAGGCTCCGTCCCTACAGGCGGCAAGAGGACTGGTGGATAAACTTCACGTGCAAACCTGGACCTATCTGCCAGTGATTGTGCTGGGGCGTACCACGCCTGATGCGGTCGCGATCAAGCACTCTGTTCACGGCTATCGGGATTTAATCGGCCCCGTCCTGTGGAACGTCAGCATCACAAAACCGTAA
- the lepA gene encoding translation elongation factor 4, which translates to MCTPQIRNFCIIAHVDHGKSTLADRFIELTATVAQRDMRELLLDSMEIERERGITIKLQTVRMRYQDENGQPYQFNLVDTPGHVDFSAEVSRSLAACDGAILLIDATQGVQAQTIANLNLAQQQGLTILPVLNKIDSPQANVAQVMQQLAGIAALDISTVLVVSAKTGEGVAEVLNAIAHHFPAPRGLADAPVRALVFDSHYDPYQGVIMHVRVVDGRIQAGSTLRFMSSDTHVEVTETGAFFPHRQPCAALENGEVGYLAAGLKDAAAIRVGDTLTLAARPATEPVARYQDMKPMVFSGLYPDADDDLKGLRNAMNKLSLNDAALHMIPDVSASLGAGFRCGFLGMLHMDIVRERLKREYGISVIATAPSVEYRVTLHNGQCLTIDNPAYFPREDVLDFVEEPYVICTINTPDAYVGALMEYSASRRGEFIDMLYLDNGSVTLHWDLPLNEMIFGFFDALKSLTQGYATLDYAPSRYRRSDLVRCDIYLDSQLIDAFSFIIARHKAWARATEIVKALKYVIPRKLYPVPAQAKVGNRVIAREDIPPLRKSALAQGFQGSLSQKQRLIRKQRENKKHNVGFSKRDIPREAFMAILAIDA; encoded by the coding sequence ATGTGTACACCTCAGATTCGTAATTTCTGCATTATTGCCCATGTCGATCATGGCAAATCCACCCTCGCCGACCGCTTTATCGAACTGACCGCAACCGTCGCCCAACGAGACATGCGCGAACTGCTGCTGGATTCGATGGAGATAGAACGGGAACGCGGCATCACCATCAAGTTGCAAACCGTGCGCATGCGCTATCAGGATGAGAACGGTCAGCCATATCAGTTCAATCTGGTCGATACGCCGGGGCACGTCGATTTTTCAGCGGAAGTCTCCCGCAGTCTCGCCGCCTGCGACGGCGCTATTCTACTGATTGACGCCACGCAGGGCGTTCAGGCACAGACGATCGCCAATCTCAATCTTGCCCAACAACAGGGGCTGACCATCCTGCCGGTTCTGAATAAAATCGACAGCCCACAGGCTAACGTGGCGCAGGTGATGCAGCAGTTAGCGGGTATTGCCGCTCTGGATATCAGCACCGTGCTGGTTGTTTCTGCTAAAACCGGTGAGGGCGTGGCCGAGGTACTAAACGCGATTGCCCACCATTTCCCCGCCCCCCGAGGGCTCGCCGATGCCCCGGTGCGTGCGCTGGTTTTTGATTCACATTACGATCCCTATCAGGGTGTCATCATGCATGTGCGCGTAGTGGATGGCCGTATCCAAGCAGGTTCAACGTTGCGTTTCATGTCATCAGACACGCACGTTGAGGTCACCGAAACCGGTGCTTTTTTCCCGCATCGGCAACCTTGCGCGGCCTTGGAAAACGGTGAGGTCGGTTACCTTGCTGCTGGCCTGAAAGATGCCGCCGCGATCCGGGTCGGTGATACGCTGACGTTAGCCGCTCGCCCCGCGACAGAACCAGTTGCACGCTATCAGGACATGAAGCCGATGGTGTTTTCTGGCCTCTATCCCGATGCGGATGACGATCTGAAAGGCTTGCGTAACGCCATGAATAAGCTGTCGCTTAACGATGCGGCGCTACACATGATCCCTGATGTTTCCGCCTCGCTGGGCGCAGGTTTTCGCTGTGGTTTTCTTGGGATGTTGCATATGGATATCGTTCGTGAACGGCTCAAGCGTGAATATGGCATCTCCGTGATCGCCACCGCGCCCAGCGTGGAATATCGCGTCACGCTACACAACGGCCAATGCCTGACGATCGATAATCCGGCATATTTCCCCCGCGAGGACGTACTGGACTTCGTCGAAGAACCCTATGTTATCTGCACCATTAACACACCGGATGCCTACGTTGGCGCGTTGATGGAGTACAGCGCCTCGCGTCGTGGGGAATTTATCGACATGCTCTATCTCGATAACGGTAGCGTGACATTACACTGGGATCTGCCGCTCAACGAGATGATCTTCGGCTTTTTTGATGCCCTAAAATCACTCACGCAAGGCTATGCCACACTGGATTATGCGCCATCTCGCTACCGGCGTTCCGATTTAGTGCGCTGCGACATCTATCTCGATAGTCAGCTGATCGATGCCTTTTCCTTCATTATTGCCCGTCATAAGGCATGGGCGCGGGCAACCGAGATCGTGAAAGCGTTGAAATACGTGATTCCGCGCAAGCTGTACCCTGTTCCAGCTCAGGCCAAAGTCGGTAATCGCGTTATCGCGCGCGAAGACATTCCCCCGCTGCGTAAAAGTGCGTTGGCACAGGGTTTTCAGGGCAGCCTGTCGCAAAAGCAGCGTCTGATTCGCAAACAGCGGGAAAATAAAAAGCATAACGTTGGGTTCTCCAAACGAGACATTCCCCGCGAAGCATTTATGGCCATTCTGGCGATTGATGCCTAG
- a CDS encoding ABC transporter permease → MKALFANQLLTTGIAILLLILVVAVGGAFLSPYDPYALNPLERLSAPTWQHWFGTDNFGRDVFVRVAIAIQISLSVGGAVALISGAIGTLIGLLCVWYRLLDVVIMRICDGLFAFPSLLLAISIVGILGPNPANVVLALSLVYVPSVARVMRAAALVIKEKNYIEALRAQGAKSRRIIWLHILPNVVSPLIVQVSWIFSVAILTEAALSFLGSGIPAPTPSLGNLLLEGKKVIFTSWWMTFFPGMAIVLLILSLNMIGDGLRDISDPTLKPLSRRVSRLLKAVTTPK, encoded by the coding sequence ATGAAAGCGCTGTTTGCCAATCAACTCCTGACAACGGGCATCGCTATCCTGCTGCTTATTCTTGTTGTCGCGGTAGGGGGCGCGTTTCTCAGCCCTTACGATCCCTATGCCTTAAACCCTCTGGAACGGCTGTCCGCACCGACATGGCAACACTGGTTTGGCACCGATAATTTTGGCCGCGATGTGTTTGTGCGGGTTGCGATTGCGATCCAGATCTCGTTGTCCGTTGGGGGCGCGGTCGCGCTGATTTCGGGCGCGATTGGCACGTTAATCGGCCTGCTATGTGTCTGGTATCGCCTGCTGGACGTGGTCATCATGCGGATTTGTGACGGGCTGTTTGCCTTTCCTTCTCTGCTGCTGGCCATTTCCATCGTCGGTATTCTTGGTCCGAACCCCGCGAATGTCGTACTGGCGCTGTCGCTGGTCTATGTGCCGTCGGTGGCGCGTGTGATGCGTGCGGCGGCGCTGGTGATCAAGGAGAAAAATTACATCGAGGCGCTGCGTGCACAGGGGGCAAAGAGTCGCCGGATCATCTGGCTGCACATTTTGCCCAACGTGGTATCGCCGCTGATCGTTCAAGTGTCGTGGATCTTCTCGGTCGCGATTCTCACCGAGGCCGCGCTGAGCTTTTTAGGTTCGGGGATCCCTGCACCGACGCCCAGCCTTGGTAATTTATTGCTGGAGGGGAAAAAAGTGATTTTTACCTCCTGGTGGATGACCTTTTTCCCCGGTATGGCCATTGTGCTCTTGATCTTGTCTCTGAATATGATTGGAGACGGCCTGCGCGATATCTCCGACCCTACGCTTAAGCCGCTCTCACGCCGGGTTTCCCGTCTGCTGAAAGCGGTCACGACACCAAAGTGA